The following proteins come from a genomic window of Eleginops maclovinus isolate JMC-PN-2008 ecotype Puerto Natales chromosome 8, JC_Emac_rtc_rv5, whole genome shotgun sequence:
- the cdc26 gene encoding anaphase-promoting complex subunit CDC26, with protein sequence MLRRKPTRLELKIDDTEEFESVKKELEAKKRQREEAESGGVGGASVISVDIIGASGSSSTAAGRAELINERIGYKPHPKPATLPTLFGSLQF encoded by the exons ATGTTACGGAGGAAGCCGACTCGTCTGGAGCTGAAGATCGACGACACCGAGGAGTTTGAGAGCGTGAAGAAGGAGCTGGAG GCAAAGAAGCGTCAGCGAGAGGAGGCGGAGTCAGGTGGAGTGGGCGGGGCCTCTGTCATCAGTGTTGACATCATCGGGGCTTCAGGCTCCTCCTCTACAGCGGCGGGGAGGGCGGAGCTTATCAACGAGCGAATTGGATACAAGCCCCACCCCAAACCGGCAACACTGCCGACCTTATTTGGAAGTTTACAGttttag